The following proteins come from a genomic window of Bartonella apihabitans:
- a CDS encoding HlyD family secretion protein, with protein sequence MPEFSNSTSKTMPTKQRPHKKIAIVIAIIVAIVVLWLGFKWLTEWRFLVTTDDAYVQGDIASIAPKVNGYINDIPVETNHYVKKGDVLFRLDDGDYKIAYDEAEAKLQTQSRTLARIEAQIAASKTSLDEANAQKDAANAVAINADITLKRAKELNVGSFVAKSAVDNAQSAYDQAVANVTRANAQIAAAAANITVLEAQHDEAVSETRSLELARDKARRDLDFTVLRAPFDGVLGNLAGKKGDYVVNGQRLAALVPVNALYIDANYKETQLPSIYGGEKVRISVDGLDGESFEGTVVSLSPASGAVFSLLPPQNATGNFTKIVQRVPVRISIPENILATGRIRAGMSVVVSVDMRTKPEGAKSLATK encoded by the coding sequence ATGCCAGAATTCTCGAACAGCACGTCCAAGACAATGCCGACCAAACAACGTCCGCATAAAAAAATTGCCATCGTTATCGCCATTATCGTTGCCATTGTAGTTTTGTGGCTAGGGTTTAAGTGGCTTACCGAATGGCGTTTCCTCGTCACAACAGATGACGCCTATGTTCAGGGTGATATTGCCTCGATTGCCCCGAAAGTTAACGGCTATATCAATGACATTCCGGTTGAAACCAACCATTATGTCAAAAAAGGCGATGTGTTGTTTCGTCTTGATGATGGCGATTATAAAATTGCCTATGACGAAGCAGAAGCAAAACTTCAAACACAAAGCCGCACACTCGCGCGTATCGAAGCGCAGATTGCCGCTTCGAAAACCTCGCTTGACGAAGCCAATGCACAAAAGGACGCGGCCAATGCAGTCGCTATCAATGCCGATATTACATTAAAACGCGCAAAAGAACTGAATGTCGGGAGTTTTGTTGCAAAATCGGCTGTCGATAACGCCCAGTCGGCATATGATCAGGCCGTTGCCAATGTTACGCGCGCCAATGCACAAATTGCTGCGGCGGCTGCCAATATTACGGTTCTCGAAGCGCAGCATGACGAGGCGGTCAGCGAAACGAGAAGCCTTGAACTCGCACGCGACAAAGCCCGTCGCGACCTCGATTTTACCGTTTTGCGCGCGCCTTTTGATGGCGTTTTGGGAAATCTTGCCGGTAAAAAAGGTGATTATGTTGTCAATGGACAGCGTTTGGCTGCGCTCGTTCCTGTCAATGCGCTTTATATTGACGCCAATTATAAAGAAACCCAGCTTCCTTCGATCTATGGCGGTGAAAAAGTGCGCATCTCTGTCGACGGGCTTGATGGTGAAAGCTTTGAAGGCACGGTCGTTTCATTGTCGCCTGCATCTGGCGCTGTTTTTTCACTTTTGCCACCACAAAATGCCACCGGCAATTTTACCAAAATTGTCCAGCGTGTTCCGGTCAGAATTTCGATACCTGAAAATATTCTGGCAACGGGACGCATTCGTGCCGGCATGAGTGTGGTTGTCAGTGTCGACATGCGCACAAAACCGGAAGGTGCGAAATCATTGGCGACAAAGTGA
- a CDS encoding tellurite resistance TerB family protein, with protein MIDPKQIFKDLLNPDDSASKDNANKPASSTPSSTFSVVDLLGGLFGGNEKGNILEGLIKGGGLAAIASVAFNALKNFEKHDSNANSKVDMTEIGQTGADHNGDFALTLVRAMITAAKADGHVDDKERALIQNKIASSGIDQKTASFLMDELNKPVDLDNLVSNVNTDEQKTELYVASRMTLDPEKPDNRQYLDNLMDKLGLPKDLEQHIEQAIVSFLR; from the coding sequence ATGATTGACCCTAAACAGATTTTTAAAGATTTGCTGAACCCCGACGATTCCGCTTCCAAAGACAATGCAAACAAACCGGCCTCCTCGACACCATCTTCAACCTTCTCGGTCGTCGATCTCTTAGGCGGACTTTTTGGTGGCAACGAAAAAGGCAATATTCTTGAAGGTTTGATAAAAGGCGGCGGCTTGGCAGCAATTGCCAGTGTTGCTTTCAATGCATTGAAAAACTTCGAGAAACATGACTCCAATGCCAATTCCAAAGTGGATATGACAGAAATCGGTCAAACTGGCGCCGATCATAATGGCGATTTTGCCCTGACATTGGTTCGGGCAATGATAACGGCAGCCAAAGCCGACGGCCATGTTGATGACAAAGAGCGCGCGCTGATACAAAACAAGATTGCAAGTTCCGGAATTGACCAGAAAACGGCTTCCTTTTTGATGGATGAATTGAACAAGCCGGTTGATCTCGACAATCTCGTCAGCAATGTGAATACCGACGAACAAAAGACCGAACTTTATGTGGCTTCCCGCATGACACTTGATCCGGAAAAGCCGGATAATCGCCAATATCTTGATAATCTTATGGATAAACTCGGACTTCCGAAAGATCTTGAACAACATATCGAACAGGCGATTGTAAGCTTTTTACGCTAG
- a CDS encoding iron-containing alcohol dehydrogenase, which yields MTITAEWTFPTDILLAPKSLAALGTVFEKTGVEAIMVLTDRGLSQSPALKKLLKRIDKLKLPFGVFSSLDGTATRETLELTVRLYLSGGFNAILAFGGGATMDLAKMTRLFCAQGANVKTLEVPSIYTALPPLIALPTLAGSGAEISDNAYLIDNAKNTGFTFYDKRLTPTFVVVDPALTGTAPANFISGAGMNALTNAIDSWCIPTFNPVSDALALETVRLIFNHLPKAVSDPSNNEAQIALLSASLTGALAAKKGSGITSALARSIGNRYQTHFGMTAGVLLPYVMAYNQSTIGNRIATLAERLNIKGGFNGFIRHLLNLRKAANVPTKLAGLTKDQKIKAKDKALIENVAVEDQGSDETAVRLTKKTALAILNAAIAGKMNRKK from the coding sequence ATGACAATTACCGCTGAATGGACATTTCCGACCGATATTCTGCTAGCGCCCAAAAGTCTTGCAGCACTTGGCACTGTTTTCGAGAAAACCGGCGTTGAAGCCATAATGGTTTTGACAGATCGTGGCCTTAGCCAATCACCGGCATTGAAAAAACTGCTCAAACGTATCGATAAACTGAAATTGCCATTCGGTGTATTTTCTTCACTTGATGGAACAGCAACGCGCGAAACATTGGAATTGACGGTGCGCCTTTATTTGAGTGGCGGTTTTAATGCCATCCTCGCCTTTGGCGGTGGCGCTACAATGGATCTTGCCAAAATGACCCGCCTCTTTTGTGCTCAAGGTGCCAATGTCAAAACACTTGAAGTTCCCTCCATTTACACAGCGCTTCCGCCACTGATCGCACTGCCGACTCTTGCCGGAAGCGGAGCAGAAATCAGTGATAATGCCTATTTGATAGATAATGCAAAGAATACCGGTTTTACGTTTTATGACAAACGTTTAACACCGACATTTGTTGTTGTCGATCCGGCTTTGACAGGAACTGCTCCGGCAAACTTCATTTCGGGCGCCGGCATGAATGCGCTGACAAATGCGATTGATAGCTGGTGCATCCCGACATTCAATCCTGTTTCGGATGCCCTGGCACTTGAAACAGTCCGTCTGATCTTTAATCACTTACCGAAAGCAGTGAGCGACCCTTCAAATAATGAAGCGCAAATTGCCCTGTTGTCGGCCTCGCTCACCGGCGCGCTTGCAGCAAAAAAAGGTTCAGGCATTACCAGTGCTCTCGCGCGTTCGATAGGGAACCGTTACCAGACCCATTTCGGCATGACAGCAGGTGTGCTTTTGCCTTATGTCATGGCCTACAACCAGTCGACAATCGGCAATAGAATTGCAACACTTGCCGAGCGCCTCAATATAAAAGGTGGTTTTAACGGCTTTATCCGCCATTTGTTGAATTTACGGAAAGCGGCCAATGTCCCGACAAAATTGGCAGGCCTGACAAAAGACCAGAAAATCAAGGCGAAAGACAAAGCATTGATTGAAAATGTCGCGGTCGAAGACCAAGGTTCCGACGAAACTGCTGTTCGACTCACCAAAAAAACGGCGCTTGCCATTTTGAATGCGGCAATTGCCGGAAAAATGAACCGCAAAAAATAA
- a CDS encoding 2-dehydro-3-deoxy-phosphogluconate aldolase: MSQKTERLLPILLGQSVIPVLVIERLGDAVPVARALVEGGLKAIEITLRTPAALDAIHAVSEDVPDAIVGAGTILNSDQYVSAESAGAKFIVSPGLTGELIDAAEDSDIPLLPGAVTPSELMGALEEGYQCLKFFPATAAGGIDFVKSLASPFAEVKFCPTGGISQNNAADWLKLPNVVCIGGSWVAPKKLIDAGDFKAITELAKNASKLAA, encoded by the coding sequence ATGTCTCAGAAGACCGAACGTCTTTTACCTATTCTGCTTGGACAAAGTGTTATTCCGGTTCTTGTTATTGAACGATTGGGAGATGCAGTGCCGGTTGCACGCGCCCTTGTCGAAGGGGGACTGAAAGCGATCGAAATCACATTGCGCACTCCCGCAGCGCTTGATGCCATCCATGCAGTCTCGGAAGATGTGCCTGATGCCATTGTCGGAGCCGGTACGATTTTGAACAGCGATCAATATGTATCGGCCGAAAGTGCGGGGGCAAAATTTATTGTGAGCCCCGGACTAACCGGCGAACTCATCGACGCTGCCGAGGATAGCGATATTCCGCTCCTTCCCGGAGCAGTCACACCGAGCGAATTGATGGGTGCACTCGAAGAAGGCTACCAATGTTTGAAATTTTTCCCTGCCACGGCGGCGGGCGGCATTGATTTTGTCAAATCGCTGGCTTCCCCCTTTGCCGAGGTCAAATTTTGCCCGACAGGCGGTATTTCGCAAAATAACGCCGCAGATTGGCTGAAATTGCCCAATGTTGTTTGCATTGGCGGTTCGTGGGTTGCACCGAAAAAACTGATTGATGCCGGTGATTTTAAAGCCATTACCGAACTTGCAAAGAACGCATCAAAGTTGGCTGCCTGA
- a CDS encoding DHA2 family efflux MFS transporter permease subunit: MTAASLPHMEEHIEPKKIVAFVAMVFGMFMAILDIQIVSASLSEIQAGLSASSDEIAWVQTSYLIAEVIMIPLSGFLGRLLSTRVLFTISAAGFTIASALCATAGSIEQMIAYRALQGFIGGGMIPSVFAAAFTIFPPSKQPIVSPIIGLVATLAPTIGPTVGGYLSHAFSWHWLFLVNVPFGILVTIASWKLIDFDKGDSSLFQSFDWFGLITMATFLGSLEYVLEEGPRNDWMEDEMIFRFTIVMGVSAVLFFWRVLTAKNPIVDLKAFVNLNFALGSIFSFVMGIGLYGLTYLYPLYLGEIRGYDALMIGETMFVSGLMMFFSAPLAGFLSTKLDPRLMMGLGFAGFGWGTWLVTGMTADWDFWELFWPQILRGGSLILCMVPINNIALGTLSAEKLKNASGLFNLTRNLGGAVGLAIINTIIMRRTDFHYERLSESVQWGNQQAVNLLNSLASRLDMAGLNPKDSALMQLYNIVRQQATVMAFIDAFFILTLLFAILTLLVFAVKKPKTLNGAVGGH; encoded by the coding sequence ATGACCGCTGCCAGTCTCCCCCACATGGAAGAGCATATTGAGCCGAAAAAAATCGTGGCCTTCGTGGCCATGGTTTTCGGCATGTTCATGGCAATTCTCGACATCCAGATTGTCTCTGCCTCCTTGTCGGAAATACAGGCAGGACTTTCGGCAAGCTCGGATGAAATAGCTTGGGTGCAGACATCCTATCTCATTGCCGAGGTTATCATGATCCCGCTATCGGGATTTTTGGGGCGGCTTTTGTCGACGCGGGTGCTTTTTACAATTTCGGCCGCCGGTTTCACCATTGCTTCGGCTCTTTGTGCAACGGCCGGCTCGATTGAACAGATGATTGCCTACCGTGCCCTTCAGGGCTTTATCGGTGGTGGCATGATTCCGAGTGTGTTTGCTGCAGCCTTCACCATTTTCCCGCCTTCAAAACAGCCGATTGTTTCTCCCATTATCGGACTGGTGGCAACACTTGCCCCCACGATTGGACCGACAGTCGGCGGTTATCTGAGCCATGCTTTTTCATGGCATTGGCTGTTTCTTGTCAATGTACCCTTCGGTATTCTCGTAACCATTGCCTCATGGAAACTTATCGACTTTGATAAAGGTGACAGCTCGCTTTTCCAATCCTTCGACTGGTTCGGTCTGATTACCATGGCGACCTTTCTCGGCTCCCTTGAATATGTGCTTGAAGAAGGTCCGCGCAATGACTGGATGGAAGACGAAATGATCTTCCGTTTTACAATTGTTATGGGCGTTTCTGCTGTTCTGTTTTTCTGGCGTGTACTCACAGCGAAAAACCCGATTGTCGATCTCAAAGCCTTTGTAAATCTGAATTTTGCACTCGGTTCGATCTTTTCTTTCGTTATGGGTATAGGGCTTTACGGGCTTACCTATCTTTATCCGCTCTATCTTGGGGAAATTCGCGGCTATGACGCCTTGATGATCGGCGAAACAATGTTTGTTTCCGGTTTAATGATGTTTTTTTCCGCCCCTCTTGCCGGTTTTCTTTCGACCAAGCTTGACCCGCGTCTAATGATGGGGCTCGGTTTTGCCGGTTTTGGCTGGGGCACATGGCTTGTGACCGGAATGACAGCCGACTGGGATTTCTGGGAACTATTCTGGCCGCAAATTTTGCGCGGCGGCTCGCTCATTTTATGTATGGTGCCAATCAACAATATCGCACTTGGTACACTGTCGGCCGAAAAGCTCAAAAATGCCTCCGGTCTTTTCAACCTCACCCGTAATCTTGGTGGTGCGGTGGGGCTTGCAATTATCAACACCATTATCATGCGTCGCACCGATTTTCATTATGAGCGACTGTCCGAAAGCGTTCAATGGGGAAACCAACAGGCCGTTAACCTGTTGAACTCTTTGGCGAGCCGACTTGATATGGCAGGCTTGAACCCTAAAGATTCGGCTTTGATGCAGCTTTATAATATTGTTCGCCAACAAGCGACGGTCATGGCCTTTATTGACGCCTTCTTTATTCTAACCCTCCTCTTCGCAATTTTGACACTTCTGGTCTTTGCTGTGAAAAAGCCGAAGACATTAAATGGCGCAGTCGGCGGCCATTAG
- a CDS encoding type III PLP-dependent enzyme — protein MATQRIRDFLATRRPEGPCMILDLDVVRENYEGFVKALPQSRIFYAVKANPAPEILRLLVSLGSSFDTATVAEIEMVLDAGATPDRISFGNTIKKERDIARAYELGVSLYAVDCVEEVEKVARAAPGARVFCRVLTDGEGAEWPLSRKFGCVPEMAVSVLRRAHELGLNAYGVSFHVGSQQTNLKAWDRALADASKVFRTLAKEGIVLKLVNMGGGFPTRYLKDVPSAQAYGLAIFDSLSKHFGNRIPETIIEPGRGMVGNAGVIRSEVVLVSKKSDNDKLRWVYLDVGKFNGLAETMDEAIRYPIETAKDNDEKVPCVLAGPTCDSADVMYEKTPYPLPISLTVGDEILIEGTGAYTTTYASVAFNGFEPIRSYVI, from the coding sequence ATGGCAACTCAACGTATTCGTGATTTCCTCGCAACACGACGCCCTGAAGGCCCGTGCATGATTCTGGATCTTGATGTAGTGCGTGAAAACTATGAAGGCTTTGTCAAAGCACTTCCCCAATCACGCATTTTTTATGCAGTAAAAGCTAATCCGGCACCGGAAATACTACGTTTGTTGGTGTCGCTTGGTTCGTCTTTCGATACAGCCACTGTCGCCGAAATCGAAATGGTGCTTGATGCCGGTGCAACACCGGATCGTATTTCTTTCGGCAACACCATCAAGAAAGAGCGCGATATTGCCCGCGCTTATGAATTGGGTGTTTCACTTTATGCAGTCGACTGTGTCGAGGAAGTTGAAAAAGTTGCCCGTGCTGCCCCCGGTGCACGTGTTTTCTGTCGCGTTTTGACAGATGGTGAAGGAGCCGAATGGCCGCTTTCACGCAAATTCGGTTGTGTTCCGGAAATGGCTGTTTCGGTTTTGCGCCGTGCCCATGAATTGGGATTGAATGCTTATGGCGTTTCTTTCCATGTCGGTTCACAGCAGACAAATCTGAAGGCTTGGGATCGTGCTTTGGCAGATGCTTCCAAAGTTTTCAGAACACTGGCCAAGGAAGGCATTGTATTGAAACTTGTCAATATGGGCGGTGGTTTCCCGACACGTTATTTGAAAGACGTGCCATCAGCACAGGCTTATGGCTTGGCAATTTTTGATAGCCTTTCAAAACATTTCGGCAATCGTATTCCTGAAACAATCATCGAACCGGGGCGCGGTATGGTCGGCAATGCCGGTGTTATCCGTTCGGAAGTTGTACTGGTTTCCAAAAAATCGGACAATGACAAGTTGCGCTGGGTTTATCTCGATGTCGGTAAATTCAACGGTCTTGCCGAGACAATGGATGAAGCTATCCGTTATCCGATTGAAACAGCCAAGGACAATGATGAAAAGGTACCTTGTGTGCTTGCCGGACCAACCTGTGATTCCGCCGATGTCATGTATGAAAAAACACCTTATCCTTTGCCGATTTCGCTCACCGTCGGTGATGAAATCCTGATTGAAGGAACCGGTGCTTATACGACAACCTATGCTTCTGTAGCTTTTAACGGTTTCGAGCCGATCCGGTCTTATGTCATCTGA
- a CDS encoding metal ABC transporter solute-binding protein, Zn/Mn family, translating into MKLFRSLFYALFACSLIFLSGVSAQASSVPQVVVSIKPLHSLVAAVMGKLGTPALIVKQAGSEHGYALKPSDAKILSEADIIFIANPDMELFLTKPIENLGVKDRMIALSAAPGVELLPIREGGLFEDHGDDHNHGGDTAHAMDFHFWLDPENARKVVAYVADVLAKKDPDHAEIYHNNANAYDKVIVETEQNIKQSVAPVSDENFIVFHDAYQYFEHRFGLHAIGSVALDPERQPGAQRISAIKNTILQQKAVCVFAEPQYPNKLVDIVIENTPAKVGMLDPLGQSLPEGAGLYPELIANLADNLVKCLTRK; encoded by the coding sequence ATGAAATTGTTTCGGTCTCTTTTTTATGCGCTATTTGCTTGTTCGCTGATTTTTTTGTCAGGAGTAAGTGCGCAAGCGTCGTCGGTGCCGCAAGTGGTGGTTTCCATCAAGCCGCTCCATTCTTTGGTCGCAGCGGTTATGGGCAAACTCGGCACGCCGGCTTTGATTGTAAAACAGGCCGGTTCCGAGCATGGCTATGCACTTAAACCGTCAGATGCCAAAATATTGTCGGAAGCCGATATTATCTTCATAGCAAATCCGGATATGGAGCTGTTTCTTACCAAACCGATCGAAAATCTTGGTGTCAAAGACCGGATGATTGCGCTCTCGGCAGCTCCCGGAGTTGAACTCCTCCCGATCAGAGAGGGTGGCTTGTTTGAAGACCATGGTGATGACCATAATCATGGGGGTGATACGGCTCATGCCATGGATTTTCATTTCTGGCTTGATCCTGAAAATGCCCGAAAGGTCGTCGCTTATGTGGCCGACGTTTTGGCAAAGAAAGATCCCGATCACGCAGAGATCTACCATAATAATGCAAATGCATATGATAAAGTGATTGTCGAAACCGAGCAGAATATTAAGCAGTCCGTTGCACCGGTCAGTGACGAGAACTTTATCGTCTTTCATGACGCCTATCAATATTTTGAACATCGCTTCGGTCTTCATGCCATAGGTTCGGTCGCTCTTGACCCGGAACGCCAACCAGGCGCGCAACGGATAAGCGCAATCAAGAACACCATTTTGCAACAAAAAGCGGTATGTGTTTTCGCTGAACCACAATATCCAAATAAACTGGTCGATATTGTCATCGAAAATACGCCCGCCAAAGTCGGTATGCTCGATCCCCTTGGTCAGTCCTTGCCCGAAGGTGCGGGACTTTATCCCGAGTTGATTGCAAACCTCGCTGACAATCTGGTCAAATGCCTCACACGCAAATAA
- a CDS encoding metal ABC transporter ATP-binding protein, with translation MDKEWLLSLTKAGIERNGHWLVHDIDLDIYRGEIVTLIGPNGSGKSTTAKMALGILKPSAGTVTRKAGLRIGYVPQRLVIDPSLPLTVRRFMTLTARLDANGLKSVLSETGVDDLINANVADLSGGELQRVLLARSIARKPDLLVLDEPLQGVDYNGETELYGLIASLRTKLDCGILLISHDLHIVMAATDRVICLNGHICCSGAPTEVAQSEAYGRLIGAIPENGLALYEHHHNHRHNIHGAVISTSDNKPTRNIGANDNG, from the coding sequence ATGGATAAAGAATGGCTGCTGTCGCTCACCAAGGCAGGCATTGAACGCAATGGTCACTGGCTTGTCCATGATATTGATCTTGATATTTATCGTGGCGAAATTGTTACATTGATTGGTCCTAACGGTTCGGGAAAATCGACCACAGCGAAAATGGCACTGGGGATTTTAAAACCATCGGCAGGCACTGTGACCAGAAAAGCAGGCTTGCGCATTGGCTATGTGCCGCAAAGATTGGTGATCGACCCCTCTCTACCACTGACTGTGCGCCGTTTCATGACATTGACAGCCAGGCTTGATGCCAACGGGTTAAAATCGGTCTTATCCGAAACCGGCGTTGACGATTTGATCAATGCCAATGTGGCCGATCTGTCGGGAGGAGAATTGCAGCGCGTTCTGCTTGCCCGCTCGATTGCGAGAAAGCCGGATCTTCTCGTTCTCGACGAACCTTTGCAAGGAGTTGACTATAATGGAGAAACCGAACTTTACGGGTTGATTGCGAGCCTGCGTACCAAACTTGATTGCGGCATTCTCCTCATTTCCCATGATCTACATATTGTCATGGCTGCAACCGATCGCGTGATTTGCTTGAACGGCCATATATGCTGCAGCGGGGCACCGACCGAGGTAGCCCAAAGCGAAGCGTACGGGCGTCTGATCGGCGCTATACCGGAAAATGGTCTGGCACTTTACGAGCATCATCATAACCACCGGCATAATATTCATGGTGCTGTTATCAGCACTTCGGACAACAAGCCGACAAGAAATATCGGAGCCAACGACAATGGTTGA
- a CDS encoding Fur family transcriptional regulator, which yields MTGKLTRNQTLVLSVLEKERAPLSAYTILDRLRGEGFRAPLQVYRALQKLISEKRVHKLESVNAFMACSHPEHQKHGLTVFIICEKCNRVTEIESPVLAGDILKMTQKEGFSPRTTTIEIQGLCTKCNLERG from the coding sequence ATGACCGGTAAGCTCACCCGCAACCAGACACTGGTACTTTCGGTTCTGGAAAAAGAGCGGGCTCCGTTAAGTGCCTATACGATACTCGACCGGCTACGTGGCGAAGGCTTTCGCGCGCCTTTGCAAGTCTATCGCGCACTTCAAAAACTCATTTCGGAAAAACGGGTTCACAAACTTGAAAGTGTCAATGCCTTTATGGCCTGCTCGCACCCTGAACATCAAAAACACGGGCTTACGGTTTTTATCATCTGTGAAAAATGTAATAGGGTAACCGAGATCGAAAGTCCGGTTCTTGCGGGTGACATTCTAAAAATGACACAAAAAGAAGGCTTTTCTCCCCGTACAACAACCATTGAAATTCAGGGATTATGCACCAAGTGCAACCTCGAACGGGGGTAA
- a CDS encoding iron chelate uptake ABC transporter family permease subunit encodes MVDDYLVRAFLAGIGVALMAGPLGCFIVWQKLAYFGDTMAHSALLGVAFALLFNIDTVLGVFLVAVIVSIALFILQAKEKLSGDSLLGILAHATLAIGLILIGFMTWTNIDINSYLFGDILAVSRTDVLTVWIGCAVILIALCLLWRPLLALTINIDMAKAENMKPERARFIFMLLMAIVIAVAINIIGILLITALLIIPAATARRFSSTPEQMAVFASLIGMVGTVLGLYASIRFDSRSGPSVVVALFILFIGSRLITALIREFSHDR; translated from the coding sequence ATGGTTGACGACTATCTTGTAAGAGCATTTTTGGCAGGAATTGGCGTGGCATTGATGGCAGGCCCACTCGGCTGTTTTATCGTCTGGCAGAAGCTTGCCTATTTTGGCGACACCATGGCCCATTCAGCTTTGCTCGGTGTGGCTTTTGCATTGCTTTTCAATATTGATACGGTGCTTGGTGTTTTTCTTGTTGCGGTCATTGTTTCCATTGCACTCTTTATTCTTCAGGCAAAGGAAAAACTTTCGGGCGATTCGCTTCTCGGCATTCTTGCCCATGCAACGCTCGCCATCGGTCTTATCCTGATCGGCTTCATGACCTGGACCAATATTGATATCAATAGCTATTTGTTCGGAGATATTCTGGCCGTATCCCGAACCGATGTGTTGACAGTATGGATTGGATGCGCGGTCATTCTTATCGCTCTTTGTCTTTTATGGCGGCCGCTTCTCGCACTGACCATCAATATCGACATGGCAAAGGCAGAAAATATGAAACCGGAACGCGCCCGCTTCATCTTCATGCTGCTTATGGCCATTGTCATTGCGGTTGCCATCAATATTATCGGCATACTTTTAATTACCGCACTCCTTATTATTCCTGCCGCCACTGCCCGGCGTTTTTCATCCACACCCGAACAAATGGCCGTTTTTGCCTCTTTGATCGGTATGGTCGGAACGGTTCTCGGACTTTACGCCTCGATCAGGTTTGACAGCCGTTCGGGGCCGAGTGTTGTTGTTGCACTGTTTATCCTGTTCATTGGAAGTCGCCTCATTACCGCTTTAATCAGGGAATTTTCCCATGACCGGTAA
- a CDS encoding LysR family transcriptional regulator, with translation MGLLTRIRGFIEVVEAGGFSAAARKTHKSKALLSKHVHELEDELGAVLLNRTTRQLSLTEAGHAYYLRALEIIKELDDLNDTITDSSKTRRGRIKIGTSRTFADAPIGQSLIDFLSAYPDIYLDISLDDRFVDLINEGFDLAIRITDMPDSSLIQRKLMDIRSVVVASPKLLENTFVPETPRDLKSLPCLVDRNSLNSDHWVFKDKKGSTFSVAVSGRMAANGPVITKRAAIAGIGFAKIPRFIAEEELSNGLIKTVLDDFMTDGAGLYIVYPQKRYLPAKVRMLIDYLVEWFKTYEQKGKTKTGASNL, from the coding sequence TTGGGACTATTAACGAGAATACGGGGTTTTATAGAAGTGGTCGAAGCCGGCGGTTTCTCGGCTGCCGCACGCAAGACACACAAATCGAAAGCGCTCCTTTCAAAACATGTTCATGAACTTGAAGACGAATTGGGCGCTGTCCTTTTGAACCGGACGACCCGCCAATTATCTTTAACAGAAGCGGGTCATGCTTATTATCTTCGTGCTTTAGAGATCATCAAGGAACTTGACGATCTCAATGACACAATTACCGATTCCAGCAAGACCCGACGCGGGCGCATAAAAATCGGCACATCGCGCACCTTTGCCGATGCGCCGATTGGTCAATCACTCATCGATTTTTTGTCAGCTTATCCGGATATTTACCTTGATATCAGCCTTGATGACCGGTTCGTCGATCTCATCAATGAAGGTTTTGATCTCGCAATCCGCATTACCGACATGCCGGACTCCTCCCTCATTCAACGAAAACTCATGGATATCCGTTCGGTTGTTGTCGCCTCTCCAAAACTTCTGGAAAACACTTTTGTTCCGGAAACACCGCGCGATTTGAAATCGCTTCCCTGTCTTGTCGACCGGAACAGCCTCAATTCCGACCACTGGGTGTTCAAGGATAAAAAAGGCAGCACCTTCTCGGTTGCCGTTTCCGGACGCATGGCGGCAAACGGTCCGGTCATTACAAAGCGCGCTGCCATTGCCGGTATAGGCTTTGCCAAAATTCCGCGTTTTATAGCCGAAGAAGAATTGAGTAATGGCCTTATCAAAACTGTTCTTGATGATTTTATGACAGACGGCGCAGGCCTTTACATTGTCTATCCGCAAAAGCGCTATTTACCGGCAAAAGTGCGCATGCTCATCGACTATCTGGTCGAATGGTTCAAAACCTATGAACAGAAAGGAAAAACAAAAACCGGCGCTTCCAACTTGTGA